One window from the genome of Glycine soja cultivar W05 chromosome 12, ASM419377v2, whole genome shotgun sequence encodes:
- the LOC114380177 gene encoding probable serine/threonine protein kinase IRE isoform X1 yields MSSTTPPLKPDQCDPVPGTPSSPAGRGKLQKIPPIPIRRSKVSSSSTTTHAGNADEEQEEDSSSILLASSLGLNHIRTRSSSFPLRYSSSLGAPSFLTQDAVTVNDARLRSKSNNSHPRKVLALLGGKVHLGKSKTLRPHSQLIPGLEGHHAAFTKEMQSPRFQEILRLTSGRKKRNPDIKSFSHELNSKGVRPFPIWKHRAFGHMEEVMAAIRFKFEKLKEEVDSDLGGFAGDLVGILEKNLVADREWKERLEDLLVVTQQCAKMTPTQFWIKCESIVQNLDDKRQELPVGILKQTHTRLLFILTRCTRLVQFQKESGYEQDHILGLHQFSDLGVYPEQIFKAVQQKSSIPSAGHEMPEKQLKMSHGKEKDKPITEQSQADQHVSVAIDNEEVATAKSIESTPGTYKMSSWRKLPSAGEKKRKDQDAVDFPSKGELDHLLVKDENCENLDTLSCHPEHSQSSSRARKVSWGFWGDQQNLTYEDSMICRICEVEIPIVHVEEHSRICTIADRCDLKGLTVNERLERVSETIERILESWTPKSTPKSTDTSGESFELAAVSTSSVHEEFNDLSLERNNLTCRCSEDMLDSGVEPDNTFAMEDLNLSSGISCEAHICLKTDHGTKLSSAGSLTPRSPLITPRTTQIEILLSGRRTLSELESCDQISKLVEIARAVANVNNCDYRALEYMLDRLEDLKYAIQDRKVDALIVETFGRRIEKLLQEKYLSLCGQIEDEKVDSSTSMADEESSVEDDTVRSLRASPINACSKDRTSIEDFEIIKPISRGAFGRVFLARKRATGDLFAIKVLKKADMIRKNAVQSILAERDILISVRNPFVVRFFYSFTCRENLYLVMEYLNGGDLYSILRNLGCLDEDMARVYIAEVVLALEYLHSLNVIHRDLKPDNLLIGQDGHIKLTDFGLSKVGLINSTDDLSAPSFSDNGFLGDDEPKSRHSSKREERQKQSVVGTPDYLAPEILLGMGHGATADWWSVGVILYELLVGIPPFNAEHPQQIFDNIINRDIQWPKIPEEISFEAYDLINKLLNENPVQRLGATGATEVKRHAFFKDINWDTLARQKAMFIPMAEALDTSYFMSRYIWNPEDEHCLGGSDFDEITETCSSGSGSDLLDEDGDECGSLAEFSGPPLEVQYSFSNFSFKNLSQLASINYDLVIKSSKESTQ; encoded by the exons ATGTCGTCCACCACTCCTCCGCTGAAACCCGACCAATGCGATCCCGTGCCGGGGACACCGTCATCGCCCGCCGGCAGAGGTAAGCTCCAGAAGATTCCGCCGATTCCTATTCGACGGAGTAAggtatcatcatcatcaacaacaacacacGCAGGCAATGCCGACGAAGAGCAAGAGGAAGATTCTTCTTCCATCTTGCTCGCCTCGTCTCTTGGTCTCAATCACATTCGAACGCGTTCTTCATCCTTTCCTCTTCGCTATTCCTCCTCCCTTGGTGCACCTTCCTTCTTGACACAGGATGCTGTCACTGTTAATGACGCCAGACTTAGATCCAAATCTAATAATTCCCATCCAAGAAAAGTCCTAG CTCTTTTAGGGGGAAAAGTTCATTTGGGTAAATCCAAAACGTTGAGACCTCATTCGCAACTCATTCCCGGGCTAGAG GGTCATCATGCAGCTTTCACCAAAGAAATGCAATCCCCACGTTTTCAGGAAATCCTGCGACTTACCAGTGGACGCAAAAAGAGAAACCCTGATATTAAAAGTTTTTCCCATGAACTCAACTCCAAAGGAGTTAGACCATTTCCAATCTGGAAACATCGTGCCTTTGGCCACATGGAG GAAGTCATGGCGGCAATCAGATTTAAGTTTGAAAAACTAAAGGAAGAAGTTGACTCTGACTTGGGTGGTTTTGCTGGAGATTTGGTGGGCATTCTTGAAAAGAATTTAGTGGCTGATCGTGAATGGAAAGAGAGGTTGGAGGATCTGTTGGTTGTTACTCAACAATGTGCAAAGATGACTCCTACCCAGTTTTGGATCAAATGTGAATCTATTGTTCAAAACCTAGATGACAAACGTCAAGAATTACCAGTGGGGATACTCAAGCAAACTCATACACGCCTACTGTTTATTCTCACTCGTTGCACTCGCCTAGTGCAGTTCCAGAAGGAAAGCGGATATGAACAAGATCACATTCTAGGTCTTCACCAATTCAGCGATCTTGGGGTTTATCCTGAGCAAATTTTCAAGGCTGTACAGCAGAAATCCAGTATTCCATCTGCTGGACATGAGATGCCTGAGAAACAGTTAAAAATGTCACATGGTAAAGAGAAAGACAAACCAATAACAGAACAAAGTCAAGCTGACCAACACGTAAGTGTTGCAATTGACAATGAAGAGGTTGCTACAGCCAAAAGTATCGAATCAACTCCTGGAACATATAAGATGTCTTCTTGGAGAAAGCTTCCATCTGCTGGTGAGAAAAAGCGAAAAGATCAAGATGCTGTAGATTTCCCATCCAAAGGTGAACTGGATCACTTGCTAGTCAAAGACGAAAATTGTGAAAATTTGGATACTTTGTCATGTCATCCTGAACATTCACAATCATCATCAAGAGCACGAAAGGTTTCTTGGGGATTCTGGGGAGATCAGCAAAATCTAACATACGAGGATTCCATGATATGCAGGATTTGTGAGGTTGAAATACCAATTGTACATGTGGAGGAGCATTCTAGGATATGCACAATTGCTGATAGATGTGATTTGAAAGGCTTAACTGTAAATGAACGGCTTGAAAGAGTTTCTGAAACCATTGAAAGGATACTGGAATCCTGGACACCAAAAAGCACACCAAAAAGCACTGATACTTCTGGAGAAAGCTTTGAGCTTGCTGCAGTGTCAACATCAAGTGTGCATGAAGAGTTCAATGATTTATCTCTAGAGAGAAATAACCTGACTTGTAGATGCTCTGAAGACATGCTTGACTCGGGTGTGGAGCCTGACAATACTTTTGCCATGGAGGATCTGAACCTTTCATCTGGAATATCATGTGAAGCACACATCTGCTTAAAAACTGATCATGGAACAAAGTTATCTTCCGCTGGAAGCTTGACACCCAGATCACCATTGATAACACCACGAACCACACAGATAGAAATTTTATTAAGTGGGCGAAGAACACTATCTGAACTTGAAAGTTGTGACCAG ATAAGCAAGCTAGTTGAAATAGCCCGTGCTGTTGCAAATGTGAACAACTGTGACTACAGAGCTCTGGAGTATATGCTTGATCGCTTAGAAGACCTGAAATATGCCATTCAAGACAGAAAAGTGGATGCACTTATTGTGGAGACTTTTGGACGACGAATAGAGAAACTTTTGCA GGAGAAATATCTCTCACTCTGTGGGCAGATAGAAGATGAAAAGGTGGACTCATCAACTAGTATGGCTGATGAAGAGAGTTCAGTGGAAGATGATACAGTTCGTAGCCTTCGTGCTAGCCCTATTAATGCTTGCTCCAAGGACAGAACCTCTATCGAAGACTTTGAAATAATAAAACCAATAAGTAGGGGCGCATTTGGACGAGTTTTTCTTGCCCGAAAAAGAGCAACTGGGGATTTATTTGCTATAAAG GTTCTGAAAAAGGCAGATATGATCCGTAAAAATGCAGTTCAAAGTATTTTGGCAGAGCGAGATATCCTTATATCTGTTCGAAACCCTTTTGTG GTCCGATTTTTCTACTCTTTCACATGTAGGGAAAATCTTTATCTAGTTATGGAGTATTTGAATGGTGGAGATCTTTATTCTATTCTGAGAAATCTAGGTTGCTTAGATGAAGATATGGCTCGTGTATATATTGCAGAAGTT GTTCTTGCATTGGAGTATTTGCATTCCTTAAATGTGATTCACAGAGACTTGAAGCCAGATAACTTACTGATTGGTCAAGATGGTCATATTAAG TTGACAGATTTTGGGCTCTCCAAGGTTGGTCTTATCAACAGCACAGATGATTTATCAGCGCCATCATTTTCCGATAATGGTTTCCTAGGAGATGATGAACCAAAATCTCGACATTCTTCAAAAAGGGAAGAACGTCAAAAACAATCAGTAGTTGGCACCCCGGATTATTTGGCACCTGAAATACTTCTTGGCATGGGACATG GTGCAACAGCAGATTGGTGGTCCGTGGGTGTCATACTTTATGAGCTTCTTGTGGGTATTCCACCATTTAATGCAGAACATCCACAG CAAATTTTTGATAACATAATTAACAGAGACATACAATGGCCCAAGATTCCCGAGGAGATCAGCTTTGAAGCATATGATTTGATAAATAA ATTATTGAATGAAAATCCAGTCCAAAGATTAGGTGCAACGGGAGCTACAGAA GTTAAACGCCAC
- the LOC114378248 gene encoding signal recognition particle 14 kDa protein-like has product MVLLQLDPFLNELTSMFERSTKLGSVWVTLKRSSLKSKVQRNKLATAGEAIEYRCLIRATDGKKTISTSVGPKDHQRFQASYATILKAHMTALKKRERKDKKKPAEADKREGSSKRPKKS; this is encoded by the exons ATG GTTCTTCTGCAGCTAGATCCGTTTCTCAATGAGCTTACCAGCATGTTTGAGCGCAGCACCAAGCTTGGCTCTGTTTGGGTTACTCTTAAACGAT CATCTTTGAAATCTAAGGTGCAGAGGAATAAATTGGCCACTGCTGGTGAAGCAATTGAGTATAGATGCCTTATACGTGCCACTGATGGGAAAAAGACAATTTCTACTTCG GTTGGACCAAAGGATCATCAGCGCTTTCAAGCTTCTTATGCAACTATATTAAAGGCGCATATGACTGCTCtaaagaagagagaaaggaaaGACAAGAAGAAGCCTGCAGAGGCAGATAAAAGAGAAGGGAGTTCAAAGAGACCAAAAAAGTCTTAA
- the LOC114380239 gene encoding probable polygalacturonase At3g15720: MEVLIAIFFLLYLVSHCSCSRLREAAINLNTFNVMDYGAIGDGLTDDSQAFLKAWSMVCAMKNGAATLKVPPGKTFMLKPLQFSGPCSFSSVHFQLEGDVVAPKSTEAWKGQDSSKWIDFSNVDGLIIDGGGQIDGSGSVWWNSCKVKSCSRPTALSIHNCNNLQLTGTRHLNSARNHISINNSNHTHIFNVTITAPQDSPNTDGIDVSQSSYILIQRSTIATGDDCIAMNSGTSYVNITGITCGPGHGIRYKYIFIMEI; the protein is encoded by the exons ATGGAAGTTCTGATTGCCATTTTCTTCCTATTATACTTGGTTTCGCATTGTTCTTGTAGCAGACTACGCGAAGCTGCTATAAACCTGAACACTTTCAATGTGATGGATTATGGAGCTATCGGAGATGGCCTCACAGATGATTCTCAA GCTTTTCTAAAAGCTTGGAGTATGGTTTGTGCAATGAAAAATGGTGCTGCAACCCTCAAGGTGCCTCCCGGGAAAACATTCATGTTGAAACCTCTTCAATTCAGTGGTCCCTGCAGTTTCTCTTCGGTTCATTTTCAG CTTGAAGGAGATGTTGTTGCACCAAAGAGCACTGAAGCATGGAAGGGTCAGGACTCTAGCAAGTGGATTGATTTTTCTAACGTCGATGGCCTTATAATCGATGGAGGTGGACAAATCGACGGCAGTGGTTCTGTCTGGTGGAATTCTTGTAAA GTGAAAAGCTGCTCAAGACCAACT GCCCTGTCTATTCACAACTGCAACAACCTCCAGCTAACTGGGACTCGTCATCTCAATAGTGCAAGAAACCATATATCTATAAATAATTCTAATCACACACACATATTCAATGTCACTATCACTGCACCTCAAGATAGCCCAAACACTGATGGAATTGACGTTTCTCAATCAAGCTACATTCTAATTCAGCGCTCAACCATTGCAACGG gaGATGACTGCATCGCCATGAACAGTGGCACGTCATATGTTAACATTACTGGTATAACTTGTGGACCCGGCCACGGTATAAGGTACAAATACATTTTCATCAtggaaatttga
- the LOC114380240 gene encoding probable polygalacturonase At3g15720: MEICLISLPFGHVFSVGSLGKKGTCQTVEHVHVSNCNFKGADNGMRIKTWPGGCGYARNIKFEHIVLTNTKNPIIIDQDYENVQNEDKKQTSEVQISGVTYRYVNGTCNSETAIILNCGAGAGCTDIFMDLVNITSTSSGSNVLASCNNAHGVAASTSPPVSCLSL; the protein is encoded by the exons atGGAAATCTGTCTCATCTCTCTTCCTTTTGGCCATGTGTTCAGTGTTGGAAGCCTTGGGAAAAAAGGAACTTGTCAAACAGTGGAGCATGTTCATGTAAGCAACTGCAACTTCAAGGGAGCAGATAATGGAATGAGGATAAAGACATGGCCG GGTGGATGCGGGTATGCAAGAAATATCAAGTTCGAGCATATCGTACTTACAAATACCAAAAATCCTATAATTATTGACCAGGATTATGAAAATGTACAGAATGAAGACAAAAAACAG ACATCTGAAGTTCAAATAAGTGGCGTGACGTATCGTTATGTCAATGGAACTTGTAATAGTGAGACAGCCATTATTTTGAATTGTGGCGCGGGTGCAGGGTGCACTGATATCTTCATGGATCTAGTCAACATAACCTCAACTTCATCAGGATCAAACGTTCTTGCATCCTGCAACAATGCTCATGGAGTTGCTGCTTCTACTTCACCTCCTGTGTCTTGCTTGTCACTGTAA
- the LOC114379208 gene encoding 40S ribosomal protein S20-2-like yields MRRDMAYAAMKPTKPGLEESQEQIHKIRITLSSKNVKNLEKVCADLVRGAKDKHLRVKGPVRMPTKVLNITTRKSPCGEGTNTWDRFELRVHKRVIDLYSSPDVVKQITSITIEPGVEVEVTIADA; encoded by the exons AT GAGACGAGACATGGCTTATGCTGCAATGAAACCCACTAAGCCCGGCTTGGAGGAGTCACAGGAGCAAATCCATAAGATTAGAATCACCCTTTCCTCTAAGAACGTCAAGAATCTCGAGAAGG TTTGTGCTGACCTGGTTCGTGGTGCCAAGGACAAGCATCTCAGGGTGAAGGGACCTGTTAGGATGCCAACTAAAGTTCTTAACATCACCACCAGAAAATCCCCCTGTGGTGAAg GCACCAACACATGGGACAGATTTGAGCTGCGTGTACACAAAAGAGTCATTGACCTCTACAGTTCCCCTGATGTGGTTAAGCAGATAACCTCGATCACAATTGAACCTGGTGTCGAGGTTGAGGTGACTATTGCAGATGCTTGA
- the LOC114380177 gene encoding probable serine/threonine protein kinase IRE isoform X2 — MSSTTPPLKPDQCDPVPGTPSSPAGRGKLQKIPPIPIRRSKVSSSSTTTHAGNADEEQEEDSSSILLASSLGLNHIRTRSSSFPLRYSSSLGAPSFLTQDAVTVNDARLRSKSNNSHPRKVLGGKVHLGKSKTLRPHSQLIPGLEGHHAAFTKEMQSPRFQEILRLTSGRKKRNPDIKSFSHELNSKGVRPFPIWKHRAFGHMEEVMAAIRFKFEKLKEEVDSDLGGFAGDLVGILEKNLVADREWKERLEDLLVVTQQCAKMTPTQFWIKCESIVQNLDDKRQELPVGILKQTHTRLLFILTRCTRLVQFQKESGYEQDHILGLHQFSDLGVYPEQIFKAVQQKSSIPSAGHEMPEKQLKMSHGKEKDKPITEQSQADQHVSVAIDNEEVATAKSIESTPGTYKMSSWRKLPSAGEKKRKDQDAVDFPSKGELDHLLVKDENCENLDTLSCHPEHSQSSSRARKVSWGFWGDQQNLTYEDSMICRICEVEIPIVHVEEHSRICTIADRCDLKGLTVNERLERVSETIERILESWTPKSTPKSTDTSGESFELAAVSTSSVHEEFNDLSLERNNLTCRCSEDMLDSGVEPDNTFAMEDLNLSSGISCEAHICLKTDHGTKLSSAGSLTPRSPLITPRTTQIEILLSGRRTLSELESCDQISKLVEIARAVANVNNCDYRALEYMLDRLEDLKYAIQDRKVDALIVETFGRRIEKLLQEKYLSLCGQIEDEKVDSSTSMADEESSVEDDTVRSLRASPINACSKDRTSIEDFEIIKPISRGAFGRVFLARKRATGDLFAIKVLKKADMIRKNAVQSILAERDILISVRNPFVVRFFYSFTCRENLYLVMEYLNGGDLYSILRNLGCLDEDMARVYIAEVVLALEYLHSLNVIHRDLKPDNLLIGQDGHIKLTDFGLSKVGLINSTDDLSAPSFSDNGFLGDDEPKSRHSSKREERQKQSVVGTPDYLAPEILLGMGHGATADWWSVGVILYELLVGIPPFNAEHPQQIFDNIINRDIQWPKIPEEISFEAYDLINKLLNENPVQRLGATGATEVKRHAFFKDINWDTLARQKAMFIPMAEALDTSYFMSRYIWNPEDEHCLGGSDFDEITETCSSGSGSDLLDEDGDECGSLAEFSGPPLEVQYSFSNFSFKNLSQLASINYDLVIKSSKESTQ; from the exons ATGTCGTCCACCACTCCTCCGCTGAAACCCGACCAATGCGATCCCGTGCCGGGGACACCGTCATCGCCCGCCGGCAGAGGTAAGCTCCAGAAGATTCCGCCGATTCCTATTCGACGGAGTAAggtatcatcatcatcaacaacaacacacGCAGGCAATGCCGACGAAGAGCAAGAGGAAGATTCTTCTTCCATCTTGCTCGCCTCGTCTCTTGGTCTCAATCACATTCGAACGCGTTCTTCATCCTTTCCTCTTCGCTATTCCTCCTCCCTTGGTGCACCTTCCTTCTTGACACAGGATGCTGTCACTGTTAATGACGCCAGACTTAGATCCAAATCTAATAATTCCCATCCAAGAAAAGTCCTAG GGGGAAAAGTTCATTTGGGTAAATCCAAAACGTTGAGACCTCATTCGCAACTCATTCCCGGGCTAGAG GGTCATCATGCAGCTTTCACCAAAGAAATGCAATCCCCACGTTTTCAGGAAATCCTGCGACTTACCAGTGGACGCAAAAAGAGAAACCCTGATATTAAAAGTTTTTCCCATGAACTCAACTCCAAAGGAGTTAGACCATTTCCAATCTGGAAACATCGTGCCTTTGGCCACATGGAG GAAGTCATGGCGGCAATCAGATTTAAGTTTGAAAAACTAAAGGAAGAAGTTGACTCTGACTTGGGTGGTTTTGCTGGAGATTTGGTGGGCATTCTTGAAAAGAATTTAGTGGCTGATCGTGAATGGAAAGAGAGGTTGGAGGATCTGTTGGTTGTTACTCAACAATGTGCAAAGATGACTCCTACCCAGTTTTGGATCAAATGTGAATCTATTGTTCAAAACCTAGATGACAAACGTCAAGAATTACCAGTGGGGATACTCAAGCAAACTCATACACGCCTACTGTTTATTCTCACTCGTTGCACTCGCCTAGTGCAGTTCCAGAAGGAAAGCGGATATGAACAAGATCACATTCTAGGTCTTCACCAATTCAGCGATCTTGGGGTTTATCCTGAGCAAATTTTCAAGGCTGTACAGCAGAAATCCAGTATTCCATCTGCTGGACATGAGATGCCTGAGAAACAGTTAAAAATGTCACATGGTAAAGAGAAAGACAAACCAATAACAGAACAAAGTCAAGCTGACCAACACGTAAGTGTTGCAATTGACAATGAAGAGGTTGCTACAGCCAAAAGTATCGAATCAACTCCTGGAACATATAAGATGTCTTCTTGGAGAAAGCTTCCATCTGCTGGTGAGAAAAAGCGAAAAGATCAAGATGCTGTAGATTTCCCATCCAAAGGTGAACTGGATCACTTGCTAGTCAAAGACGAAAATTGTGAAAATTTGGATACTTTGTCATGTCATCCTGAACATTCACAATCATCATCAAGAGCACGAAAGGTTTCTTGGGGATTCTGGGGAGATCAGCAAAATCTAACATACGAGGATTCCATGATATGCAGGATTTGTGAGGTTGAAATACCAATTGTACATGTGGAGGAGCATTCTAGGATATGCACAATTGCTGATAGATGTGATTTGAAAGGCTTAACTGTAAATGAACGGCTTGAAAGAGTTTCTGAAACCATTGAAAGGATACTGGAATCCTGGACACCAAAAAGCACACCAAAAAGCACTGATACTTCTGGAGAAAGCTTTGAGCTTGCTGCAGTGTCAACATCAAGTGTGCATGAAGAGTTCAATGATTTATCTCTAGAGAGAAATAACCTGACTTGTAGATGCTCTGAAGACATGCTTGACTCGGGTGTGGAGCCTGACAATACTTTTGCCATGGAGGATCTGAACCTTTCATCTGGAATATCATGTGAAGCACACATCTGCTTAAAAACTGATCATGGAACAAAGTTATCTTCCGCTGGAAGCTTGACACCCAGATCACCATTGATAACACCACGAACCACACAGATAGAAATTTTATTAAGTGGGCGAAGAACACTATCTGAACTTGAAAGTTGTGACCAG ATAAGCAAGCTAGTTGAAATAGCCCGTGCTGTTGCAAATGTGAACAACTGTGACTACAGAGCTCTGGAGTATATGCTTGATCGCTTAGAAGACCTGAAATATGCCATTCAAGACAGAAAAGTGGATGCACTTATTGTGGAGACTTTTGGACGACGAATAGAGAAACTTTTGCA GGAGAAATATCTCTCACTCTGTGGGCAGATAGAAGATGAAAAGGTGGACTCATCAACTAGTATGGCTGATGAAGAGAGTTCAGTGGAAGATGATACAGTTCGTAGCCTTCGTGCTAGCCCTATTAATGCTTGCTCCAAGGACAGAACCTCTATCGAAGACTTTGAAATAATAAAACCAATAAGTAGGGGCGCATTTGGACGAGTTTTTCTTGCCCGAAAAAGAGCAACTGGGGATTTATTTGCTATAAAG GTTCTGAAAAAGGCAGATATGATCCGTAAAAATGCAGTTCAAAGTATTTTGGCAGAGCGAGATATCCTTATATCTGTTCGAAACCCTTTTGTG GTCCGATTTTTCTACTCTTTCACATGTAGGGAAAATCTTTATCTAGTTATGGAGTATTTGAATGGTGGAGATCTTTATTCTATTCTGAGAAATCTAGGTTGCTTAGATGAAGATATGGCTCGTGTATATATTGCAGAAGTT GTTCTTGCATTGGAGTATTTGCATTCCTTAAATGTGATTCACAGAGACTTGAAGCCAGATAACTTACTGATTGGTCAAGATGGTCATATTAAG TTGACAGATTTTGGGCTCTCCAAGGTTGGTCTTATCAACAGCACAGATGATTTATCAGCGCCATCATTTTCCGATAATGGTTTCCTAGGAGATGATGAACCAAAATCTCGACATTCTTCAAAAAGGGAAGAACGTCAAAAACAATCAGTAGTTGGCACCCCGGATTATTTGGCACCTGAAATACTTCTTGGCATGGGACATG GTGCAACAGCAGATTGGTGGTCCGTGGGTGTCATACTTTATGAGCTTCTTGTGGGTATTCCACCATTTAATGCAGAACATCCACAG CAAATTTTTGATAACATAATTAACAGAGACATACAATGGCCCAAGATTCCCGAGGAGATCAGCTTTGAAGCATATGATTTGATAAATAA ATTATTGAATGAAAATCCAGTCCAAAGATTAGGTGCAACGGGAGCTACAGAA GTTAAACGCCAC
- the LOC114380449 gene encoding protein EXORDIUM-like 3: MCQALSAPSPPCTALLSFLFFLLTVVGPVSVSAWRPWPQKNNMNTTDYAFGDSKKYEGSSEFVKLRYHMGPVLTTNITVHTIWYGKWERNQKKIIREFINSISAANSAHPSVAGWWRTVQLYTDQTGANISKSVRLGEEKNDRFYSHGKSLTRLSIQTVIKSAITAKTRPLPINPRSGLYLLLTADDVYVQDFCTSVCGFHYFTFPSLVGYTLPYAWVGNSAKFCPGQCAYPFAVPAYIPNRKPFKSPNGDVGVDGMISVIGHEMAELATNPLANAWYAGQDPSFPVEIADLCEGIYGTGGGGSYTGQVLDARDGATYNMNGIRRRFLVQWVWSHVLNYCTGPNALDH; this comes from the coding sequence ATGTGCCAGGCCCTCTCCGCCCCATCGCCTCCGTGTACGGCTCTtctctccttccttttcttcctcCTCACGGTGGTGGGCCCGGTCTCGGTCTCGGCATGGCGGCCGTGGCCCCAGAAAAACAATATGAACACCACCGATTACGCCTTCGGGGACTCCAAGAAATACGAGGGGTCCTCGGAGTTCGTGAAGCTGAGGTACCACATGGGACCGGTCCTCACGACCAACATCACTGTCCACACCATCTGGTACGGCAAGTGGGAGCGGAACCAGAAGAAGATCATCCGCGAGTTCATAAACTCAATATCCGCGGCGAACTCGGCGCACCCCTCCGTGGCCGGGTGGTGGCGCACCGTACAGCTCTACACGGACCAAACCGGGGCCAACATTTCAAAATCGGTTCGACTCGGCGAGGAGAAGAACGACCGGTTCTATTCCCACGGGAAATCCCTGACCCGCTTATCCATACAGACTGTGATAAAGAGCGCCATCACAGCCAAAACGAGGCCGTTGCCGATCAACCCTAGGAGTGGGTTGTACCTCTTGCTCACGGCCGATGACGTGTACGTTCAGGATTTCTGCACGTCGGTGTGTGGGTTCCACTACTTCACGTTTCCCTCGTTGGTTGGGTATACTCTTCCGTACGCTTGGGTGGGTAACTCCGCTAAGTTCTGCCCCGGTCAGTGTGCTTATCCCTTTGCGGTGCCCGCGTATATCCCTAACCGGAAACCGTTTAAGTCCCCGAACGGCGACGTTGGGGTCGACGGCATGATTAGTgtgattggacacgagatggcTGAGCTGGCCACAAACCCTTTGGCCAATGCTTGGTATGCGGGTCAGGACCCTTCTTTCCCCGTCGAGATTGCCGATCTGTGTGAGGGGATTTACGGCACTGGCGGCGGTGGATCCTACACCGGTCAGGTTTTGGACGCTCGAGATGGCGCCACGTATAACATGAATGGGATCAGACGGAGGTTCCTTGTTCAGTGGGTGTGGAGCCACGTTCTCAATTACTGTACTGGACCTAATGCGCTTGATCATTGA
- the LOC114377959 gene encoding protein ORANGE, chloroplastic-like, with amino-acid sequence MLCLGRFGGVSHYPIKSGWSRRDYTNNRPRWCLMAAQESDSSFAPSLDSDKTASAGFCIIEGPETVQDFAKMELQEIQDNIRSRRNKIFLHMEEVRRLRIQQRIKSAELGILNEEQENELPNFPSFIPFLPPLTSANLKQYYATCFSLIAGIILFGGLLAPSLELKLGLGGTSYADFIESLHLPMQLSQVDPIVASFSGGAVGVISALMVVEINNVKQQEQKRCKYCLGTGYLACARCSSTGALVLIEPVSTVKGGDKPLSPPKTERCSNCSGSGKVMCPTCLCTGMAMASEHDPRIDPFD; translated from the exons ATGCTGTGTCTGGGTCGATTCGGCGGGGTCTCTCACTACCCAATCAAATCCGGTTGGAGTCGGAGGGACTACACCAATAACAGGCCCAGATGGTGTTTGATGGCCGCCCAGGAATCCGACTCTTCTTTTGCACCCTCTCTTGACTCCGACAAAACCGCCTCTGCTGG ATTCTGCATCATTGAAGGCCCAGAAACGGTACAGGATTTTGCCAAGATGGAACTTCAAGAAATTCAGGACAACATTCGAAGTCGGAGGAACAAAATCTTCTTACACATGGAAGAG GTTCGTAGGCTTAGGATACAGCAAAGAATTAAAAGTGCCGAACTTGGAATTTTAAACGAAGAGCAAGAGAATGAACTCCCTAACTTCCCATCATTCATTCCTTTCTTGCCTCCTTTG ACTTCAGCAAATCTCAAGCAATATTATGCAACCTGTTTTTCTCTTATTGCCGGGATAATTCTTTTTGGTGGTCTCCTTGCACCTAGT tTGGAGCTTAAGCTTGGACTAGGGGGCACATCTTATGCAGATTTTATTGAAAGTTTACATCTTCCTATGCAACTGAG TCAGGTTGATCCCATAGTGGCATCATTCTCTGGAGGAGCAGTTGGAGTAATCTCGGCATTAATGGTGGTTGAGATAAACAATGTAAAACAGCAGGAGCAGAAAAGATGCAAATACTGTCTTGGTACTG GATATCTTGCATGTGCTCGCTGTTCAAGCACAGGAGCACTTGTTCTGATTGAACCAGTATCCACAGTCAAAGGTGGAGATAAGCCTCTTTCACCACCAAAAACTGAGAGATGTTCAAATTGCTCTGGATCTGGCAAG GTTATGTGTCCAACATGTCTTTGCACTGGAATGGCCATGGCAAGCGAACATGATCCACGAATTGATCCATTTGATTAG